A portion of the Candidatus Ruthia endofausta genome contains these proteins:
- the rplR gene encoding 50S ribosomal protein L18: MKLSKKQARLRRAAKFRAKHVQRSVERLCVHKTAQHIYAQIISPCGTKTLASASTLAAKLKNGGNLDAATKIGEAIAKAATSVKVTKVAFDRSGFKYHGRVKALADAAREGGLDF, from the coding sequence ATGAAACTTTCTAAAAAACAAGCTCGCTTAAGAAGAGCAGCCAAATTTAGGGCCAAGCACGTACAAAGAAGTGTTGAACGCTTGTGCGTTCACAAAACTGCACAGCATATTTATGCTCAGATTATTAGTCCTTGTGGCACTAAAACTTTGGCTTCTGCTTCAACATTGGCAGCTAAACTTAAAAATGGTGGTAATCTAGATGCAGCAACTAAGATTGGTGAGGCAATTGCTAAAGCTGCTACCAGTGTAAAAGTAACAAAGGTGGCTTTTGATCGTTCTGGATTTAAATATCATGGTCGTGTCAAGGCATTGGCTGATGCAGCAAGAGAAGGTGGTCTAGACTTCTAA
- the rpsE gene encoding 30S ribosomal protein S5 — protein sequence MAEYKKNNNNDDNDYIEKLVNIRRVVKVVKGGRIFGFSALVVVGDGNGKVGYGTGKAREVPAAIQKAMNKARKAMKSVPLVNGTLHYPITSSVGAAKVYMQPASEGTGVIAGGPMRSVLEAVGVHNILAKCNGTRNPISVVRATVEGLTSMSSPQLVAAKRGKTADQITGER from the coding sequence ATGGCTGAATATAAGAAAAATAACAACAACGATGATAATGATTATATTGAAAAATTGGTTAATATCCGTCGTGTTGTAAAAGTAGTTAAAGGTGGGCGTATCTTTGGTTTTTCAGCACTGGTTGTTGTTGGTGATGGTAATGGTAAGGTTGGCTATGGCACAGGAAAAGCACGTGAAGTGCCTGCTGCTATTCAAAAAGCAATGAATAAAGCACGCAAGGCAATGAAGTCTGTACCACTGGTAAATGGCACACTTCATTATCCAATTACCTCAAGTGTTGGTGCAGCTAAAGTTTATATGCAACCAGCTTCAGAAGGTACAGGTGTTATTGCTGGCGGTCCAATGCGTAGCGTATTGGAAGCGGTAGGTGTACATAATATTTTGGCGAAATGTAACGGTACTCGTAATCCAATTAGTGTGGTGCGTGCAACAGTTGAAGGTTTGACTTCTATGTCATCTCCACAACTGGTTGCTGCCAAGCGTGGTAAGACTGCTGATCAAATTACTGGAGAAAGATAA
- the rpsH gene encoding 30S ribosomal protein S8 encodes MSMSDPIADMLTRIRNAQMVEKKEVNVPASNLKFAIASVMQQEGYIESFSVDGIAASKTLNIKLKYYNNKPVIEKLQRISKPSLRVYVGSSQMPSVMNGLGIVIVSTPKGVMTGQAAHTQNVGGEVLCGIY; translated from the coding sequence ATGAGTATGTCTGATCCTATTGCTGACATGTTAACGCGCATTCGCAATGCACAAATGGTTGAGAAAAAAGAAGTTAATGTTCCAGCATCAAATCTAAAATTTGCCATTGCAAGTGTAATGCAACAAGAAGGCTATATTGAATCTTTTAGTGTTGATGGTATTGCTGCTAGCAAAACATTAAACATCAAATTAAAATATTATAACAACAAGCCAGTTATTGAAAAATTACAGCGCATATCAAAGCCAAGTTTAAGAGTTTATGTTGGCAGTTCGCAAATGCCAAGTGTGATGAATGGTTTAGGTATTGTTATTGTTTCCACGCCCAAGGGTGTGATGACTGGACAAGCAGCGCACACCCAAAATGTTGGTGGCGAAGTTTTGTGCGGCATTTACTAA
- the rplF gene encoding 50S ribosomal protein L6 — translation MSRVAKSPITIPTGVEVTITGNLMSAKGKLGQLSMNIHSCVVVTNTDNELSFDITISEKKEQKKTWAQAGTVRTNTANLIQGVTEGWEKKLTLIGVGYRAKIMGKVLDLTLGFSHPINYKLPEDITVETPSQTEIVIKGMDKQKVGQVAAEIRAYRPPEPYKGKGVRYADEQVVRKEAKKK, via the coding sequence ATGTCTAGAGTTGCAAAATCACCCATTACCATACCAACTGGTGTTGAAGTTACCATTACTGGTAATTTAATGTCTGCCAAGGGTAAATTGGGCCAGTTGAGTATGAATATCCATTCTTGTGTAGTAGTTACAAACACTGATAATGAACTTAGTTTTGATATTACTATTTCTGAAAAAAAAGAGCAAAAGAAAACTTGGGCTCAAGCCGGTACAGTAAGAACCAATACTGCAAACCTTATTCAAGGTGTAACAGAAGGCTGGGAAAAGAAGTTAACCCTAATTGGGGTTGGTTATCGTGCCAAAATAATGGGGAAAGTGTTGGATTTGACGTTGGGTTTTTCACACCCAATTAATTACAAACTCCCAGAAGACATTACAGTTGAAACACCCTCTCAAACTGAAATTGTTATCAAAGGCATGGACAAGCAAAAAGTAGGTCAAGTGGCCGCTGAAATTAGAGCTTATCGTCCACCAGAACCTTACAAGGGTAAGGGTGTTCGTTATGCTGATGAACAAGTGGTTCGCAAAGAAGCTAAGAAGAAATAA
- the rpsN gene encoding 30S ribosomal protein S14 produces MAKKSMINRDIKRTKLVEKYKAKRLELKKIIKSINASDEERFQATIKLQALPRDASPTRQRSRCALTGRPHGFYRKFGLARTKLRERTMNGEVSGLSKASW; encoded by the coding sequence ATGGCTAAAAAGTCTATGATAAATAGAGACATCAAGCGTACAAAGCTGGTTGAAAAATACAAAGCAAAACGCCTTGAGCTTAAGAAAATTATTAAGAGTATTAACGCATCTGATGAAGAGCGTTTTCAAGCAACCATTAAATTGCAAGCTCTGCCACGTGATGCTTCGCCAACACGTCAGCGTAGTCGTTGCGCTTTGACAGGTCGCCCACATGGTTTTTACCGTAAGTTTGGTCTTGCTAGAACCAAACTTAGAGAGCGCACTATGAATGGTGAAGTGTCAGGTTTATCTAAAGCAAGCTGGTAA
- the rplO gene encoding 50S ribosomal protein L15, which yields MQLNTLSPAEGEKQSRKRVGRGIGSGFGKTCGRGHKGQKARSGGFSKIGFEGGQMPLQHRLPKVGFSSRVSIITSQVTLSEVDKLTETDITIDVLKVHNLVTKNIKRVKVMLSGEITRAVTLTGIKATKGAKLAIEAVKGSVNE from the coding sequence ATGCAATTAAACACATTGTCACCCGCCGAAGGCGAGAAGCAATCAAGAAAACGTGTGGGTCGTGGCATTGGCAGTGGCTTTGGTAAGACTTGTGGTCGTGGCCATAAGGGTCAAAAAGCACGTTCTGGCGGTTTCAGCAAGATTGGTTTTGAAGGTGGTCAAATGCCTTTACAACATCGTCTTCCGAAGGTTGGATTCTCATCAAGAGTGTCCATTATTACCTCACAAGTAACATTATCTGAAGTTGATAAACTGACTGAGACTGACATTACCATTGACGTTTTAAAAGTACACAATTTAGTGACTAAAAATATCAAACGTGTTAAAGTCATGCTTTCTGGTGAAATTACCAGAGCAGTTACATTGACTGGTATCAAAGCAACTAAAGGCGCAAAGTTGGCGATTGAAGCTGTTAAAGGCTCAGTGAACGAGTAA
- the rplX gene encoding 50S ribosomal protein L24: MQKIKLNDEVVVIAGKDKGSTGTVTKVLNAKVLLEGLNLAKKHVRPNPNAGVTGGIKEIEMPLAISNIAIYNPASKKADRVGIRTNKDGIKERFFKSNDEAIV; this comes from the coding sequence ATGCAAAAGATTAAATTAAATGATGAGGTTGTTGTTATTGCTGGTAAAGACAAAGGCTCTACAGGCACAGTAACCAAGGTATTAAATGCCAAAGTGCTGCTTGAAGGTTTAAATCTTGCCAAGAAGCATGTGAGACCCAACCCAAATGCAGGTGTTACGGGTGGTATTAAAGAGATAGAAATGCCTTTGGCGATTTCTAATATTGCTATTTATAATCCAGCAAGTAAAAAGGCTGATAGAGTGGGCATCCGCACTAATAAAGATGGTATTAAAGAAAGATTTTTTAAATCAAATGATGAAGCAATCGTTTGA
- the rpmD gene encoding 50S ribosomal protein L30 — protein sequence MAEESKVVKRIAATKKPTAKKARVKQVKTPEKKTPVKVVSKRIAAAKKPTTTKNTQASSKHNTVSVTLVKSFHGRLPSHRATITGLSLKRINHTKELKDTPEIRGMINKVAYLLKVED from the coding sequence ATGGCTGAAGAAAGCAAAGTAGTTAAAAGAATAGCAGCAACTAAAAAACCGACTGCTAAGAAAGCACGCGTTAAACAAGTAAAAACACCAGAAAAAAAAACACCAGTTAAAGTTGTGTCTAAAAGAATAGCAGCGGCTAAAAAACCGACAACAACTAAAAACACACAAGCATCTAGTAAGCACAATACAGTGAGTGTTACTCTGGTTAAAAGTTTTCATGGTCGCTTGCCATCTCACCGTGCAACCATTACAGGGCTTAGCTTAAAGCGCATTAACCACACAAAAGAGCTTAAAGATACGCCTGAAATCAGAGGCATGATTAATAAAGTAGCTTACTTACTAAAAGTAGAGGATTAA
- the rplE gene encoding 50S ribosomal protein L5, producing the protein MSRLQEQYKNEILPILQKELGMSNPMQVPKIEKITINMGLGSALGDKKLLQSALEEMSLISGQKPLTCNARKSVASFKLREGNPIGCKVTLRKERMYEFLDRLLNVAIPRIRDFRGLKATAFDGRGNYNMGITEQITFAEIDFEKVTRVHGMDIAITTTTKSDEDAKKLLAMFKFPFRG; encoded by the coding sequence GTGTCTAGATTACAGGAACAATACAAAAATGAAATTTTACCAATTTTGCAAAAAGAGTTAGGTATGTCTAATCCTATGCAAGTACCTAAGATTGAAAAGATTACAATCAATATGGGATTGGGTAGTGCATTGGGTGATAAAAAGCTACTACAAAGCGCTTTAGAAGAAATGAGTCTTATTTCTGGTCAGAAGCCACTCACTTGTAATGCGCGTAAATCAGTGGCAAGTTTTAAGCTAAGAGAAGGAAACCCAATTGGCTGTAAGGTCACTTTACGCAAGGAAAGAATGTATGAATTCCTTGATCGTTTGCTCAATGTTGCTATTCCTCGTATTCGTGATTTTCGTGGTTTAAAAGCCACTGCGTTTGATGGTCGTGGTAATTACAATATGGGCATTACTGAACAGATTACATTTGCTGAAATTGATTTTGAAAAAGTAACAAGGGTGCATGGGATGGATATTGCTATTACCACCACTACAAAAAGTGACGAAGACGCTAAGAAACTATTGGCAATGTTTAAATTTCCATTTAGAGGATAG